One genomic window of Streptomyces sp. NBC_01498 includes the following:
- a CDS encoding geranylgeranyl reductase family protein, with product MSSENADAGSEPGSAPGTGPETGPAGEHDRSVWDVVVVGAGPAGASAAYAAAVAGRRVLLLEKAELPRYKTCGGGIIGPSRDSLPPGFELPLRDRVHAVTFSMNGRLARTRRSRRMLFGLINRPEFDASLVEHAQKAGAVLRTGASVSRVQQHGPAVPDRRTVAVVLSDGETILSRAVVGADGSAGRIGAHVGVKLDQVDLGLELEIPVPPTVAEDWAGRVLIDWGPLPGSYGWVFPKGDTLTVGVISARGDGAATKRYLEDFVAKQGLAGFEPSVSSGHLTRCRTEDSPLSRGRVLVCGDAAGLLEPWTREGISFALRSGRLAGEWAVRIAEAHDAVDARRQALNYTFAIKAGLGVEMGVGRRMLAVFERRPGMLHAAITGFRPAWKAFADITRGVTSLGGLVRTHPLARRALDVLDRQRAGTAQGPGSGEQDTDATGGDDGRDTDREGSAVTP from the coding sequence GTGAGCAGCGAGAACGCAGATGCCGGAAGTGAACCTGGAAGCGCCCCCGGGACCGGTCCCGAGACCGGTCCGGCGGGTGAGCACGACCGTTCGGTGTGGGACGTGGTCGTGGTCGGCGCGGGCCCGGCCGGGGCGTCCGCGGCCTACGCGGCGGCCGTCGCGGGCCGCCGGGTGCTGCTCCTGGAGAAGGCCGAGCTGCCCCGCTACAAGACCTGCGGCGGCGGCATCATCGGCCCCTCGCGCGACTCGCTGCCGCCCGGCTTCGAACTGCCGCTGCGCGACCGGGTGCACGCGGTCACGTTCTCGATGAACGGCCGGCTGGCCCGGACCCGCCGCTCCCGGCGCATGCTCTTCGGGCTGATCAACAGGCCCGAGTTCGACGCGAGCCTGGTGGAGCACGCGCAGAAGGCGGGCGCCGTGCTGCGTACCGGCGCCTCGGTCTCCCGCGTCCAGCAGCACGGCCCGGCCGTGCCCGACCGCCGTACGGTCGCCGTGGTCCTCTCGGACGGCGAGACGATCCTGTCGCGCGCGGTCGTCGGCGCCGACGGCAGCGCGGGCCGGATAGGCGCACATGTCGGGGTCAAGCTCGACCAGGTGGACCTCGGACTGGAGCTGGAGATCCCGGTGCCGCCGACGGTCGCCGAGGACTGGGCGGGACGGGTCCTCATCGACTGGGGCCCGCTGCCGGGGAGTTACGGCTGGGTGTTCCCCAAGGGCGACACGCTCACCGTCGGGGTCATCTCGGCGCGCGGCGACGGCGCCGCGACGAAGCGCTATCTGGAGGACTTCGTCGCCAAGCAGGGGCTCGCCGGGTTCGAGCCCTCGGTCTCCTCGGGGCATCTGACCCGCTGCCGCACTGAGGACTCGCCGCTCTCGCGCGGCCGGGTGCTGGTCTGCGGCGACGCGGCGGGGCTCCTGGAGCCGTGGACCCGGGAGGGCATCTCCTTCGCGCTGCGCTCGGGCCGGCTGGCGGGGGAGTGGGCGGTACGGATCGCGGAGGCGCACGACGCGGTGGACGCCCGCCGCCAGGCGCTGAACTACACCTTCGCGATCAAGGCCGGTCTCGGCGTGGAGATGGGCGTCGGCCGGCGCATGCTCGCCGTCTTCGAACGCCGGCCCGGCATGCTGCACGCGGCGATCACCGGTTTCCGCCCGGCGTGGAAGGCGTTCGCCGACATCACGCGCGGCGTCACGTCCCTGGGCGGTCTGGTACGGACGCACCCGCTGGCCCGGCGCGCGCTGGACGTCCTCGACCGGCAGCGGGCGGGGACCGCGCAGGGCCCGGGGAGCGGCGAGCAGGACACGGACGCGACGGGGGGCGACGACGGCCGCGACACGGACCGCGAGGGCAGCGCGGTCACGCCGTAG
- a CDS encoding PLP-dependent cysteine synthase family protein has translation MTQWQRTIDVNRGDRAYRDWLKEAVRKVQADANRSADTHLLLFPLPERWGIDLYLKDESTHPTGSLKHRLARSLFLYGLCNGWIRPGKPVIEASSGSTAVSEAYFAKLIGVPFIAVMPRTTSPEKCRLIEFHGGRCHFVDDPRTMYDESAALAADTGGHYMDQFTYAERATDWRGNNNIAESIYQQLRLERYPEPAWIVATAGTGGTSATIARYVRYMQYDTMVCVPDPENSCFFDGWTNRDTRARSERGSRIEGIGRPRMEPSFVTGAVDRMMKVPDAASIAAVRVLEGAIGRRAGGSTGTGLWSALKIVSEMAAEGRRGSVVTLICDPGERYLDKYYSDDWLAAQGIDIAPYTGTIGDFLRTGAWPD, from the coding sequence ATGACGCAGTGGCAGCGGACCATCGACGTGAACCGGGGCGACCGCGCGTACCGGGACTGGCTCAAGGAGGCCGTACGCAAGGTCCAGGCCGACGCCAACCGTTCGGCCGACACCCATCTCCTGCTCTTCCCGCTGCCCGAGCGGTGGGGCATCGACCTCTACCTGAAGGACGAGTCCACCCACCCGACCGGCAGCCTCAAACACCGGCTCGCCCGCTCGCTGTTCCTGTACGGGCTCTGCAACGGCTGGATCCGCCCGGGTAAGCCCGTCATCGAGGCGTCGAGCGGCTCCACCGCCGTCTCGGAGGCGTACTTCGCGAAACTGATCGGCGTCCCCTTCATCGCGGTGATGCCGCGCACCACCAGCCCCGAGAAGTGCCGGCTCATCGAATTCCACGGCGGGCGCTGCCACTTCGTGGACGATCCGCGCACGATGTACGACGAGTCGGCGGCGCTCGCCGCCGACACCGGCGGGCACTACATGGACCAGTTCACGTACGCGGAGCGGGCCACCGACTGGCGCGGCAACAACAACATCGCCGAGTCGATCTACCAGCAACTGAGGCTGGAACGCTACCCGGAGCCCGCGTGGATCGTGGCGACGGCCGGTACCGGCGGCACGTCGGCGACCATCGCCCGCTATGTGCGCTACATGCAGTACGACACCATGGTCTGCGTCCCGGACCCGGAGAACTCCTGCTTCTTCGACGGCTGGACCAACCGCGACACGCGGGCGCGCAGCGAGCGCGGTTCACGCATCGAGGGCATCGGCCGGCCCCGGATGGAGCCGAGCTTCGTGACCGGCGCCGTGGACCGGATGATGAAGGTGCCGGACGCGGCGAGCATCGCCGCCGTACGGGTCCTGGAGGGCGCCATCGGGCGCAGGGCGGGCGGTTCGACGGGCACCGGCCTGTGGAGCGCGCTGAAGATCGTCTCCGAGATGGCGGCGGAGGGCCGCAGGGGCAGTGTGGTGACGCTGATCTGCGACCCTGGTGAGCGCTATCTCGACAAGTACTACTCCGACGACTGGCTCGCCGCGCAGGGCATCGACATCGCCCCGTACACCGGCACGATCGGCGACTTCCTGCGGACGGGCGCCTGGCCCGACTGA
- a CDS encoding MFS transporter translates to MPILNKLRTALPGGLGGDPARGSPRSRLTRLRTTLTVFFALDGFLFAGWVVRIPAVKEQTGASASDLGLALLGVSAGAVVTMMFTGRMCKRFGSHPVTVVSSVLLALSIALPARTHSVPALGLVLLVFGAAYGGLNVSMNSGAVDLVTALGRPVMSSFHAAFSLGGMAGAGLGGLVAGDLSASTHLLALTAVGLVVTALAAPSLLRHRHVAPPAAAPARDGAKAPRRTDRRTRRLVVLLGLIALCTAYGEGALADWGALHLAQDLDAGAGLAAAGYSLFALAMTVGRLSGTALIERLGQTRTLVAGGLVAALGMLLGALAPTIWLALLGFAVTGLGLANIFPVAVARAGALAGPSGVAAASTLGYGGMLLGPPAIGFLADWFSLPVALTTVALLAAAAALVAYGARAVPAPGPVPADRADLPAGVPADLPADVSAGQARAGVVADAPAARTAHQEG, encoded by the coding sequence GTGCCGATTCTAAACAAACTCCGGACAGCTCTTCCCGGCGGCCTCGGCGGCGACCCCGCCCGTGGCTCGCCGCGCTCCCGCCTCACCCGTCTCCGCACGACGCTGACCGTGTTCTTCGCCCTGGACGGCTTCCTCTTCGCCGGCTGGGTCGTCCGCATCCCCGCCGTCAAGGAGCAGACCGGCGCGTCGGCGAGCGACCTCGGGCTGGCCCTGCTCGGGGTGTCCGCCGGAGCCGTGGTGACGATGATGTTCACGGGACGGATGTGCAAGCGGTTCGGCAGCCATCCGGTCACCGTGGTCAGCTCCGTCCTGCTGGCGCTGAGCATCGCACTGCCCGCGCGCACGCATTCCGTACCGGCACTGGGACTGGTCCTGCTCGTCTTCGGTGCGGCCTACGGCGGTCTCAACGTCTCGATGAACAGCGGGGCCGTCGATCTCGTCACCGCGCTCGGCCGTCCCGTGATGTCCAGCTTCCACGCCGCGTTCAGCCTGGGCGGCATGGCGGGCGCGGGACTCGGCGGCCTGGTGGCGGGCGATCTCTCCGCGTCCACGCATCTGCTGGCCCTCACCGCCGTGGGCCTGGTCGTCACCGCGCTCGCCGCACCCTCGCTGCTGCGCCACCGCCACGTCGCGCCCCCGGCCGCGGCGCCCGCGCGGGACGGTGCGAAGGCCCCCCGGCGGACGGATCGCCGGACGCGGCGGCTGGTCGTCCTGCTCGGGTTGATCGCGCTGTGCACCGCGTACGGCGAGGGCGCCCTCGCGGACTGGGGCGCCCTGCATCTGGCCCAGGACCTCGACGCCGGGGCCGGACTCGCCGCCGCCGGGTACTCGCTCTTCGCGCTCGCGATGACCGTGGGCCGGCTGTCCGGTACGGCGCTGATCGAACGGCTCGGCCAGACACGGACGTTGGTGGCCGGCGGGCTGGTCGCCGCGCTCGGCATGCTCCTCGGCGCCCTCGCGCCCACGATCTGGCTCGCGCTGCTCGGCTTCGCCGTCACCGGGCTCGGACTGGCCAACATCTTCCCGGTGGCCGTGGCCCGTGCGGGCGCGCTCGCGGGGCCGAGCGGAGTGGCCGCCGCGTCCACACTGGGATACGGCGGCATGCTGCTGGGACCGCCCGCGATCGGTTTCCTCGCCGACTGGTTCTCGCTGCCCGTCGCGCTGACCACCGTCGCCCTGCTGGCGGCAGCCGCGGCCCTCGTCGCGTACGGCGCCCGCGCCGTCCCGGCCCCGGGACCGGTACCCGCCGACCGGGCGGATCTCCCGGCCGGCGTTCCGGCGGATCTTCCGGCCGATGTCTCGGCCGGTCAGGCGCGGGCAGGCGTAGTCGCGGACGCACCGGCCGCCCGCACGGCGCATCAGGAGGGATGA
- a CDS encoding YhjD/YihY/BrkB family envelope integrity protein yields the protein MTENPSGAQPPPPPPRWFRRLDRRLRASPLGLAWIRGRDMELMHRSMGFAALGFLTLVPVLVLVAAAEPASGQGFARWLGQAVGVTHDSQAQVERLFGVPNTALQRTTAFGLAALAVFGLTFGSAVQTGYEKVWDLPTARWHTMWRHVVFLALLVLALLGFTNTPSPSGRVTGPLVVVVLDVLGTFVFFWIAQHILLGGRVRWIALLPGAAATALGMLGLRGFSQLVFSPLIASSAVTYGPFGTVLVLQSWLVGVGVVVYGGALVGRLAHEGRVFRRLRHRDED from the coding sequence ATGACCGAGAACCCGTCCGGCGCCCAGCCCCCGCCGCCACCGCCGCGCTGGTTCCGGCGGCTCGACCGGCGGCTGCGCGCGTCACCGCTCGGGCTCGCCTGGATCCGGGGCCGCGACATGGAGCTGATGCACCGGTCCATGGGGTTCGCCGCGCTCGGATTCCTCACCCTCGTCCCGGTCCTGGTCCTGGTCGCGGCGGCCGAACCGGCCAGTGGACAGGGCTTCGCCCGCTGGCTCGGCCAGGCCGTCGGGGTCACGCACGACTCACAGGCCCAGGTCGAGCGGCTGTTCGGGGTACCCAACACGGCCCTCCAGCGCACCACCGCCTTCGGTCTCGCCGCCCTCGCCGTCTTCGGCCTGACCTTCGGCTCCGCCGTCCAGACCGGCTACGAGAAGGTCTGGGACCTGCCCACGGCGCGCTGGCACACCATGTGGCGCCATGTCGTCTTCCTCGCCCTGCTGGTCCTCGCACTCCTCGGCTTCACCAACACCCCCAGCCCCTCCGGCCGGGTCACCGGCCCCCTGGTGGTCGTCGTGCTGGACGTCCTCGGCACCTTCGTCTTCTTCTGGATCGCCCAGCACATCCTGCTCGGCGGGCGCGTCCGCTGGATCGCGCTGCTGCCCGGCGCCGCGGCGACCGCCCTCGGCATGCTCGGGCTGCGGGGCTTCTCGCAGCTCGTCTTCTCGCCGCTGATCGCCTCCAGCGCCGTCACCTACGGCCCGTTCGGCACCGTCCTGGTCCTCCAGTCCTGGCTCGTCGGCGTCGGAGTCGTCGTCTACGGCGGGGCGCTGGTGGGCCGACTCGCCCACGAAGGGCGGGTGTTCCGCCGCCTGAGACACCGCGACGAGGACTGA
- a CDS encoding dipeptidase, producing the protein MSASPIAETVASLMPRARAELAELVAFRSVADPAQFPREECEAAAMWVADALRAEGFEDVATLDTPDGSQSVYGFLAGPQDTPTVLLYAHYDVQPPLDESAWLSPPFELTERDGRWYGRGSADCKGGFVMHLLALRALKAAGGVPVNIKVIVEGSEEQGTGGLERYAEEHPELLVADTIVIGDSGNFRAGLPTVTATLRGMTMLRVRVDTLEGNLHSGQFGGAAPDALAALIQLLASLRADDGSTTVDGLDSAAEWDGLAYPEADFARDAKVLDGVGLIGRGTVADRIWARPAVTVVGIDCPPVVGATPSVQASARAQISLRVPPGQDAVEATKLLTAHVEAHTPWGARVSVEQVGQGQPFRADTTSPAYASMAEAMAVAYPGEEMQTAGMGGSIPLCNTLTALYPEAEILLIGLSEPEAQIHAVNESVSPEELERLSVAEAHFLVNYARSKRG; encoded by the coding sequence ATGTCCGCCAGTCCGATCGCCGAAACCGTCGCCTCGCTGATGCCCCGCGCGCGGGCGGAGCTCGCCGAACTGGTGGCCTTCCGGTCGGTGGCGGACCCCGCGCAGTTCCCGCGCGAGGAGTGCGAGGCCGCCGCCATGTGGGTGGCGGACGCCCTGCGCGCCGAGGGCTTCGAGGATGTCGCGACGCTGGACACGCCGGACGGCAGTCAGTCCGTCTACGGCTTCCTGGCCGGTCCGCAGGACACGCCGACCGTATTGCTGTACGCGCACTACGACGTACAGCCGCCGCTCGACGAGAGCGCCTGGCTCAGCCCGCCGTTCGAGCTGACCGAGCGGGACGGCCGCTGGTACGGGCGGGGCTCCGCCGACTGCAAGGGCGGCTTCGTGATGCATCTGCTCGCGCTGCGCGCCCTCAAGGCGGCGGGCGGGGTGCCGGTGAACATCAAGGTGATCGTGGAGGGTTCGGAGGAGCAGGGCACCGGCGGTCTGGAGCGGTACGCCGAGGAGCACCCGGAGCTGCTGGTCGCGGACACCATCGTGATCGGGGACTCGGGGAACTTCCGGGCCGGGCTGCCGACGGTCACGGCGACGCTGCGCGGGATGACGATGCTGCGTGTGCGGGTCGACACCCTCGAAGGCAACCTGCACTCCGGCCAGTTCGGCGGCGCCGCCCCGGACGCCCTCGCCGCGCTCATCCAGTTGCTGGCGTCCCTGCGCGCGGACGACGGCTCGACGACCGTGGACGGTCTGGACTCCGCTGCCGAGTGGGACGGACTCGCCTATCCCGAGGCCGACTTCGCGAGGGACGCCAAGGTGCTGGACGGGGTCGGGCTGATCGGCCGGGGCACCGTCGCCGACCGGATCTGGGCCCGGCCCGCGGTCACCGTGGTCGGGATCGACTGCCCGCCGGTGGTGGGCGCGACGCCGTCGGTGCAGGCGAGCGCCCGCGCGCAGATCAGTCTGCGGGTGCCGCCGGGCCAGGACGCCGTCGAGGCGACGAAGCTGCTCACCGCGCACGTCGAGGCGCACACCCCGTGGGGCGCGCGGGTCTCCGTCGAACAGGTCGGGCAGGGCCAGCCGTTCAGGGCGGACACCACCAGCCCCGCGTACGCCTCGATGGCCGAGGCGATGGCCGTCGCGTATCCGGGCGAGGAGATGCAGACCGCCGGGATGGGCGGCTCCATCCCGCTCTGCAACACGCTGACCGCGCTGTACCCGGAGGCGGAGATCCTGCTGATCGGGCTGAGCGAGCCGGAGGCGCAGATCCACGCGGTCAACGAGAGCGTGTCGCCCGAGGAGTTGGAGCGGCTGTCCGTCGCCGAAGCGCATTTCCTGGTCAACTACGCTCGCTCGAAGCGGGGTTGA
- a CDS encoding ROK family protein → MNGKATTTRTRLERGRSALGPALELVHTGRAPTRAVLTTELGVTRATAGAVAAELEALGLITVDSRPGAAAGSQGRPSHRLSVDGTGPVVLAAQVHADGFRAALVALGGRTVATAPGAVTVSSDPAQVLRAVVAEGAALLRDSGRRCVGAGLAVPSAVAEPEGTALNPLHLAWPAGSPVRDLFVEQVRAAGIEGPAFAGNDVNLAALAEHRHGAGRGAGQLLCVATGHRGVGGALVVDGRLHTGSSGLALEVGHLTVNPEGRPCHCGSRGCLDVETDPLAFLDAAGRDPGPEVSLLQQSRDLLRTEYADPNVRAAAEELIDRLGQGLAGLVNILNPDRVILGGLHRELLAADPARLRAVVADRSLWGRSGSVPILACALDHNSLVGAAELAWQPVLDDPLTALA, encoded by the coding sequence ATGAACGGCAAGGCGACGACGACCAGAACACGACTGGAGAGAGGCCGCAGCGCGCTCGGCCCCGCACTCGAACTGGTGCACACGGGCCGCGCGCCCACCCGCGCCGTACTGACCACCGAACTGGGCGTCACCCGCGCGACGGCCGGCGCCGTCGCCGCCGAACTCGAAGCACTCGGGCTCATCACGGTCGACTCCCGCCCCGGTGCCGCCGCCGGCTCCCAGGGCCGCCCCTCGCACCGCCTCTCGGTGGACGGCACCGGCCCGGTGGTCCTCGCCGCCCAGGTCCACGCGGACGGTTTCCGTGCCGCGCTGGTCGCCCTCGGGGGCCGTACCGTCGCCACCGCCCCCGGCGCCGTCACCGTCTCCTCCGACCCCGCCCAGGTGCTCCGCGCCGTCGTCGCCGAGGGCGCCGCCCTGCTGCGCGACAGCGGCCGTCGCTGTGTGGGCGCGGGACTGGCCGTCCCCTCCGCCGTCGCCGAACCGGAGGGCACCGCGCTCAACCCGCTGCATCTCGCCTGGCCCGCGGGCTCTCCCGTACGCGACCTCTTCGTCGAGCAGGTACGCGCCGCGGGCATCGAGGGCCCCGCCTTCGCCGGCAACGACGTCAACCTGGCGGCCCTGGCCGAGCACCGGCACGGCGCGGGCCGGGGCGCGGGCCAACTCCTCTGTGTCGCCACGGGACATCGCGGCGTCGGCGGCGCGCTGGTCGTGGACGGCCGTCTGCACACGGGCAGTTCGGGACTGGCCCTCGAAGTGGGCCATCTGACCGTCAACCCCGAGGGCCGGCCCTGCCATTGCGGCAGCCGGGGCTGTCTCGACGTGGAGACCGACCCGCTGGCCTTCCTCGACGCCGCAGGCCGGGACCCCGGCCCCGAGGTGTCGCTGCTCCAGCAGTCGCGTGACCTGCTTCGTACGGAGTACGCCGACCCGAACGTACGGGCTGCGGCCGAGGAGTTGATCGACCGGCTCGGTCAGGGGCTCGCCGGGCTGGTCAACATCCTCAACCCGGACCGGGTCATCCTCGGCGGGCTGCACCGGGAACTCCTCGCCGCCGATCCCGCCCGGTTGCGCGCCGTGGTCGCCGACCGCAGTCTGTGGGGCCGCAGCGGCAGCGTGCCGATCCTCGCCTGCGCCCTCGACCACAACAGCCTCGTCGGCGCCGCCGAGCTGGCCTGGCAGCCCGTGCTGGACGATCCGCTCACCGCCCTGGCCTGA
- a CDS encoding SCO4225 family membrane protein → MTSGRLTTLTRLAQRPARMIYGNRASQIYLAVVAATAVFVAVDTLFVHHNDASFAGVWLFFLAAPTVFLFFAGGSLIGDSFASSSGFGYLALIASVLIQAAAIGAFVRLLTGRTGRAHTPREV, encoded by the coding sequence ATGACGTCAGGACGCCTGACCACACTGACCAGGCTCGCCCAGCGCCCCGCCCGGATGATCTACGGCAACCGCGCCTCGCAGATCTATCTCGCCGTCGTCGCCGCGACAGCGGTCTTCGTCGCCGTGGACACGCTGTTCGTGCACCACAACGACGCGTCGTTCGCGGGCGTGTGGCTGTTCTTCCTCGCGGCGCCCACCGTCTTCCTCTTCTTCGCCGGCGGCTCGCTGATAGGGGACTCGTTCGCCTCCTCGTCCGGTTTCGGCTATCTGGCCCTCATCGCCTCGGTGTTGATCCAGGCGGCGGCCATCGGGGCGTTCGTACGGCTGCTGACCGGCCGTACGGGCCGGGCGCACACGCCCCGCGAGGTCTGA
- a CDS encoding ATP-binding protein, which translates to MISQPSRQCTVELQALPSRIRQVRRIVSAQLRYWQLDPLIDQAALGVTELLTNVHRHAQPDKTCTVDIRLLLDRLRVAVHDHDPRLPTVKEADPLALCGRGLALIEAVSESWGVRAEGDTGKVIWFTLPAPPAAAPRHALYGATTDGPFSHGAVTLGAVANGPLGDGAFTGATFTGIRPLAGNREPTAVRSAVVG; encoded by the coding sequence GTGATCAGCCAGCCAAGCAGGCAGTGCACGGTGGAGCTCCAGGCCCTGCCGTCGCGGATCCGCCAGGTCCGCAGAATCGTTTCCGCGCAGTTGCGCTACTGGCAGCTCGACCCACTGATCGACCAAGCGGCGCTCGGCGTGACCGAGCTGCTGACCAACGTCCACCGGCACGCGCAACCGGACAAGACGTGCACCGTGGACATCCGGCTGCTCCTCGACCGGCTCAGGGTCGCCGTCCACGACCACGATCCGCGCCTGCCGACCGTCAAGGAGGCCGATCCGCTCGCCCTGTGCGGACGCGGTCTCGCCCTGATCGAGGCCGTCAGCGAGAGCTGGGGGGTGCGGGCGGAGGGTGACACGGGCAAGGTCATCTGGTTCACGCTGCCCGCCCCGCCGGCCGCCGCGCCCCGTCACGCGCTGTACGGCGCGACCACGGACGGACCCTTCTCGCACGGCGCGGTGACGCTCGGCGCCGTGGCGAACGGCCCCCTCGGGGACGGTGCCTTCACCGGCGCCACCTTCACCGGCATCCGGCCCCTGGCCGGGAACCGCGAACCCACCGCCGTCCGGTCGGCCGTCGTCGGCTGA
- a CDS encoding response regulator transcription factor produces MIRVLLADDQSLVRAGFRALLDAQPDIEVAGEAADGAEALRKARELAPDVVLMDIRMPVMDGLDATRGITGDSALGRVRVVMLTTFELDEYVFEALRSGASGFLVKDTEPDELLRAVRAVVDGDALLSPGVTRRLIAEFASRSKTPTGAYGLGELTDREREVMALVGMGLSNEEIARRLVVSPLTAKTHVSRAMVKLRARDRAQLVVLAYESGLVRPGWLG; encoded by the coding sequence GTGATCCGTGTCCTGCTCGCCGACGACCAGTCGCTCGTCCGGGCGGGCTTCCGCGCGCTGCTCGACGCCCAGCCGGACATCGAGGTCGCGGGAGAGGCCGCCGATGGTGCCGAGGCGCTGCGCAAGGCGCGCGAACTCGCCCCGGACGTCGTCCTGATGGACATCCGGATGCCGGTGATGGACGGCCTCGACGCCACCCGCGGGATCACCGGGGACAGCGCTCTGGGCCGGGTGAGGGTGGTCATGCTCACCACCTTCGAACTCGACGAGTACGTCTTCGAGGCGCTGCGTTCGGGCGCGTCCGGCTTTCTCGTCAAGGACACCGAACCGGACGAACTGCTGCGCGCCGTACGGGCGGTGGTGGACGGCGACGCGCTGCTGTCGCCCGGGGTGACGCGCCGGCTGATCGCGGAGTTCGCCTCCCGTTCCAAGACGCCCACCGGCGCCTACGGTCTCGGTGAACTCACCGACCGGGAACGGGAGGTGATGGCGCTCGTCGGGATGGGGCTCTCCAACGAGGAGATCGCCCGCAGGCTGGTCGTCAGCCCGCTCACCGCCAAGACTCATGTGAGCCGCGCGATGGTGAAGCTCCGCGCCCGCGACCGGGCCCAACTGGTCGTCCTGGCCTACGAGTCGGGGCTGGTCCGGCCGGGCTGGCTCGGCTGA
- a CDS encoding sensor histidine kinase, with protein MDERIRHLGFGHPWLRGGPGAGDGGETSRLPWLSSLLLAVLVLVGTGFAAEGQPDREPLDVFARLLLLAGPALLLLRYRRPVVCVLGVALSVLVYLGAGYPYGPVLITVAVAVFAAIVSGHRRAAWWAIGLLWAGHLLVVHLLYRHLPPSGDAAASWWPEVGVAAWVAAVLVGSELVGMRRERWAHDRRERAAAETRRADEERLRIARELHDVLAHSLSVIHVQAGVGLALLDSDPEQARTALTTVKAASKEALGEVRQVLDTLRTSGAAPRAPAPGLDRLPELAEQAAGAGLAVELAYDGERVPLAPGADLAAFRIVQEALTNVVRHSGSRTARVRVGYGTDRLTLRIDDTGPATGDEAGGSGNGLAGMRERAAALGGAIEAGPRPDGGFRVRASLPLTPKETP; from the coding sequence ATGGACGAGCGGATCAGGCATCTCGGGTTCGGTCACCCCTGGCTGAGGGGCGGGCCGGGGGCGGGTGACGGGGGGGAGACGTCACGGCTGCCCTGGCTCAGCAGTCTGCTGCTCGCCGTCCTCGTCCTCGTCGGGACGGGATTCGCCGCCGAGGGGCAGCCCGACCGGGAGCCGCTGGACGTGTTCGCCCGGCTCCTGCTGCTCGCCGGGCCCGCGCTGCTCCTGCTGCGTTACCGGCGGCCCGTCGTCTGTGTCCTCGGCGTGGCCCTGTCCGTCCTGGTGTACCTCGGCGCGGGCTACCCGTACGGCCCGGTCCTGATCACCGTCGCGGTCGCCGTCTTCGCCGCGATCGTCTCCGGACACCGCCGGGCGGCCTGGTGGGCGATCGGCCTTCTCTGGGCCGGGCATCTGCTGGTCGTCCATCTGCTCTACCGCCATCTGCCGCCGAGCGGCGACGCCGCGGCGTCCTGGTGGCCCGAAGTGGGCGTCGCCGCCTGGGTGGCGGCCGTCCTGGTCGGCTCCGAGCTGGTCGGGATGCGCCGGGAGCGGTGGGCCCACGACCGGCGGGAGCGGGCCGCCGCCGAGACACGCCGCGCCGACGAGGAACGGCTGCGCATCGCGCGCGAACTCCACGACGTCCTCGCCCACTCCCTCTCGGTCATCCACGTCCAGGCCGGTGTGGGCCTCGCGCTGCTCGATTCCGACCCGGAACAGGCCCGCACCGCGCTCACCACCGTCAAGGCCGCCAGCAAGGAGGCGCTGGGCGAGGTACGGCAGGTGCTGGACACCCTCCGTACCTCCGGCGCCGCCCCGCGCGCCCCCGCGCCGGGACTCGACCGGCTTCCCGAACTGGCCGAACAGGCGGCGGGCGCCGGGCTCGCCGTCGAGCTGGCGTACGACGGCGAGCGCGTCCCGCTGGCCCCCGGCGCCGACCTCGCCGCCTTCCGTATCGTCCAGGAAGCGCTGACCAACGTGGTCCGGCACTCCGGTTCGCGTACGGCGCGAGTACGCGTCGGCTACGGCACGGACCGGCTCACCCTCCGTATCGACGACACGGGGCCCGCCACCGGCGACGAGGCGGGCGGCAGCGGCAACGGACTGGCCGGGATGCGCGAACGCGCCGCCGCGCTCGGCGGCGCCATCGAGGCGGGTCCCCGCCCGGACGGGGGCTTCCGCGTACGGGCCTCCCTCCCCCTGACGCCCAAGGAGACCCCGTGA
- a CDS encoding SRPBCC family protein has protein sequence MSAFRITRRTELPADEAWRRITDWPAHGRRVPLTRVLVETPGPTRIGTVFVARTGLGRLGFDDPMEVVRWEPPAPGHAGRCRLEKRGRVVLGWAEIEVTAADGAGGARVCWTEELRVAFLPRLVDRVTARTGQAVFGRVVDGLLRDRGRGAGA, from the coding sequence ATGAGCGCCTTCCGGATCACCCGCCGTACGGAACTGCCCGCCGACGAGGCGTGGCGGCGGATCACCGACTGGCCGGCGCACGGGCGCCGGGTGCCGCTGACCCGGGTGCTGGTGGAGACGCCGGGGCCGACCCGGATCGGGACGGTCTTCGTGGCGCGTACGGGGCTCGGGCGGCTGGGGTTCGACGATCCGATGGAGGTCGTGCGCTGGGAGCCGCCCGCGCCGGGGCACGCCGGGCGCTGCCGGCTGGAGAAGCGGGGCCGGGTGGTCCTGGGCTGGGCCGAGATCGAGGTCACGGCGGCGGACGGGGCCGGGGGCGCGCGGGTGTGCTGGACGGAGGAGCTGCGGGTCGCCTTTCTGCCGCGCCTTGTCGACCGGGTGACGGCACGGACCGGACAGGCCGTCTTCGGGCGGGTGGTCGACGGTCTGCTGAGGGACCGGGGGCGCGGCGCGGGCGCGTAG